The Malassezia japonica chromosome 8, complete sequence genome includes a window with the following:
- the RIM13 gene encoding cysteine protease (COG:O; COG:T; EggNog:ENOG503NUCA; MEROPS:MER0005406), translating to MDAKAPETPESARALAARAVQRELQGAYECALEGYTRATQLFLSFARTSHGASSSAADDHKRMASRLLSRAERIKAALHHPLGARIAMEAKGNNSWAPWPQTVPKEAESARPPLSELQLQHGAEYRPCSLPVYNASRTVRGGDIRQGSATDCSFVAALEVAAEHDARWGTGLAHGALYPKQEQVPTESHNNIYHVKLFVDGIDRCVIVDNALPMDTNGNLVCVSTCHSPVMWPALLEKAFLQAHDSGYDFHGSDAAADLYMLTGWIPEHIPLQDEQFQREKTWTRLYRAWSQGACMLSAGTGTTVDPATSSVLHALIPSHCYAILSLREDHGERLMTLVNPWKVQHDSPNALFPAAQDTPAVLECRWEEFCSVFDALGVNWDTASYPYTKTHHASWDWNADAGVLPDHVESALSDQYQLELGPRSDDVLVHLERHRMSRDVPEYIALHAFLNSARARLAHVEHGGEMGVYVDGRHTLLRLPPSAEASRYTLAVSRHGTATRPFPLYSLRVYSRVALDVHTLPTMLASRKVIEGVWRGRSAGGNMMYGHFRHNPQYRVRVHDVPGSLPRLVARLTTRAQVPVQVALVRTHERVVHLGAPTLVASSGAYTRGLALCDVQAVQPGEYIVVVSTFDPIHAEFALAIESSARMEVESVPVEGAGMYHRSGVSDSGCSTLALERATSVQLCASCDGGGVQLAVCGRDGMPLSSASSDPPAATCATLSIRMLPPGDYLLRTDPPDRRTVVDVYSAQPVALQAAP from the coding sequence ATGGACGCTAAGGCGCCGGAAACGCCGGAGAGCGCACGGGCattggcggcgcgcgcagtccagcgcgagctccagGGGGCATATGAATGTGCACTAGAGGGGTATACAAGGGCGACGCAGCTCTTTCTGTCTTTTGCGCGCACGAGCCATGGCGCGTCAAGCAGCGCTGCGGACGACCACAAACGCATGGCATCACGCCTCTTgtcgcgtgccgagcgcatcaaAGCTGCATTGCACCATCCGCTGGGTGCGCGGATTGCGATGGAGGCCAAGGGGAATAACTCGTGGGCGCCATGGCCACAGACCGTGCCAAAAGAGGCCGAGTCAGCACGTCCACCGCTCTCGGAATtgcagctgcagcacggcgcagAGTACCGGCCATGCTCTTTGCCTGTCTACAACGCATCCCGCACTGTGCGCGGGGGCGATATCCGCCAAGGCTCCGCGACCGACTGCTCGTTTGTCGCGGCACTCGAGGTggcggccgagcacgaTGCACGGTGGGGAAcgggcctcgcgcacggtGCACTCTACCCGAAACAGGAGCAAGTTCCTACGGAAAGCCACAACAATATATACCATGTAAAGTTGTTTGTCGACGGCATTGACCGTTGTGTTATTGTGGACAATGCGCTGCCAATGGATACCAACGGCAACCTCGTCTGCGTTTCTACATGCCACTCGCCGGTAATGTGGCCCGCGCTCTTGGAAAAGGCGTTTCTCCAAGCGCACGACTCTGGCTACGATTTCCACGGCTCGGATGCTGCCGCAGACCTGTACATGCTCACCGGCTGGATTCCCGAGCACATTCCGCTTCAAGACGAACAATTCCAGAGGGAAAAGACCTGGACGCGGCTGTACCGCGCCTGGTCGCAAGGGGCGTGCATGCTGTCggccggcaccggcacTACCGTGGATCCGGCGACGTCGAGTGTCTTGCATGCTCTTATCCCCTCGCACTGCTACGCGATTCTGAGTCTGCGGGAGGACCACGGCGAACGGCTCATGACGCTCGTCAACCCGTGGAAGGTTCAACACGACTCGCCAAACGCCCTATTTCCCGCTGCGCAGGACACGCCGGCAGTGCTCGAGTGCCGCTGGGAAGAGTTCTGCTCGGTGTTTGACGCACTGGGCGTAAATTGGGACACGGCCTCGTATCCATATACCAAGACACACCATGCCTCGTGGGACTGGAACGCGGACGCCGGCGTGCTCCCCGACCATGTGGAATCCGCACTGAGCGATCAGTACCAACTGGAACTCGGGCCCAGGAGTGACGACGTGCTTGTCcacctcgagcggcaccgCATGagccgcgacgtgcccgaGTAcattgcgctgcacgccttTCTCAACAGCGCACGGGCCAGGCTCGCGCATGTCGAGCACGGTGGGGAGATGGGCGTGTATGTCGATGGGCGCCACaccctgctgcgcctcccACCGAGCGCAGAGGCGTCGCGGTacacgctcgccgtgtCGCGACACGGCACGGCCACGCGCCCGTTTCCGCTGTACTCGTTGCGCGTCTACTCGCGCGTAGCGCTGGACGTGCACACGCTGCCGACCATGCTTGCTTCGCGCAAAGTGATCGAAGGAGTATGGCGCGGCCGGTCGGCCGGCGGCAACATGATGTACGGCCACTTTCGGCACAATCCACAGTACCGCGTGCGTGTGCACGACGTCCCCGGCTCGCTCCcccggctcgtcgcgcggctcacgacgcgggcgcaggtgccggtgcaggtcgcgctcgtgcgtACGCACGAACGCGTcgtgcacctcggcgcgccgacgctcgtcgcaagcagcggcgcctATACCCGCGGCCTGGCGCTGTGTGACGtgcaggccgtgcagccCGGCGAGTACATTGTCGTTGTCTCTACCTTTGATCCGATCCACGCCGAATTCGCGCTCGCGATCGAGAGCAGTGCGCGGATGGAAGTCGAGTCGGTGCCCGTCGAGGGCGCCGGGATGTACCACCGCAGCGGCGTGAGCGACTCGGGGTGCTCTACCCTGGCACTGGAGCGTGCCACGAGCGTGCAGCTCTGTGCGTcgtgcgacggcggcggcgtgcagctTGCTGTGTGTGGCCGCGACGGGATGCCCCTGTCCTCGGCATCGTCCGACCCACCGGCCGCGACGTGTGCGACGCTGTCTATCCGCATGCTCCCGCCCGGAGACTACCTGCTGCGTACCGACCCCCC
- the ECM31 gene encoding 3-methyl-2-oxobutanoate hydroxymethyltransferase (COG:H; EggNog:ENOG503NV9A): MDPLCPPEPLMIVDMPFGSCAVSLEDATRNVLQVVRATGTQAVKIEGSQEIIPLVKRLSTIGVSVMVHIGLQPQRFGDNASLRVQGSHAESAYAVYETAHALQEAGSFALLLECIPSKLGEAISTSLRIPTIGIGAGPFTSGQVLVGSDIVADLESPAHVSAVLRASAPQSASVPESDEWPAPPKFVRSFAPTSLGALRVHAFRQFADAVRNGSFPDNATESYRIKSDEWAKFQERIRSFA, from the coding sequence ATGGACCCGCTGTGCCCGCCGGAGCCGCTAATGATTGTCGATATGCCGTTtggctcgtgcgccgtgtcgctcgAAGATGCGACGCGCAATGTCTTGCAGGTTGTTCGCGCAACCGGCACGCAGGCCGTCAAAATCGAGGGGTCCCAGGAGATTATACCGCTCGTCAAGAGACTCTCCACGATTGGTGTGAGCGTCATGGTTCATATTGGGCTGCAGCCGCAACGGTTCGGCGACAATGCCTCGCTGCGTGTCCAGGGCTCGCATGCGGAAAGTGCATACGCAGTGTACGAAACTGCCCATGCACTCCAAGAGGCGGGCAGCTTTGCGCTTCTCCTGGAGTGCATTCCCTCGaaactcggcgaggcgatTAGCACGAGTCTGCGCATCCCGACGATTGGGATCGGCGCAGGCCCATTTACCTCGGGCCAGGTTCTCGTGGGAAGCGACATTGTTGCCGACCTCGAGAGTCCTGCGCACGTctcggcggtgctgcgtgcaagcgcgccgcaaagcgcctcggtgccaGAGTCAGACGAgtggccggcgccgcccaagtTTGTGCGCTCGTTTGCGCCTACGAgcctcggtgcgctgcgcgtccaCGCCTTTCGTCAATTCGCAGACGCAGTGCGCAACGGCAGCTTCCCGGACAATGCTACCGAATCCTACCGCATCAAGAGCGACGAATGGGCCAAGTTTCAGGAACGCATCCGTAGTTTCGCATAA
- a CDS encoding uncharacterized protein (EggNog:ENOG503NUC4; BUSCO:EOG09262G8Y; COG:Q), with protein sequence MFRLLAVRGARLHTSARRATRAPLFEITNVTIPGMQSVVGRDTPGLSWTIRDEGRDECWAIVGPSGEAGGAVRRSLCALLLGDARARYADDASSLHPPVHRFLADEAPQQAIAHVAFGTRTSSGGEFVDYSTRYGSIRGEDRVTLLESLLESVGVYIGTVAQQHMRPDPLAPAGSESASGLGVLKWPSEAAKKEAVNAAHAALERIRTSAPLLRIDETLLQRPVVALSNGQTRRARILRALISGAQMVVLDEPFTGLDPPTRAKVASLFSEVHAKRMPRICLVLREQDEIPSFVTHLLRVDDEGRVALGPVASVDAPPPTAYAPGGYDLVLANNAAGLGVGDAAQAPLVAMHDVSIAYGGEPVLRNVSLTLCPGARLVLVGDNGSGKTTLLSLLLGDNPRSYALDASQLALFGAARDAPSNAHVLLQKRMGHLSPELYNAFPRKSLEAGGLTVAEAVASGFDGIFTRRPITDERKERVYTLLSLFADVLVPAARNEQSTPFANVEALAEASFASLTHGSQALCLLLRAIVHRPPFLVLDEPFQGMSTRQAARAREFLDAGLAPSSDAWWLAGMSESEQATDTAWRQRLALVTVSHYESEWLRTCGRLLRLRQGARTDPIPICMTSTIPPPAPSRVLSAEDGPLVWIDCEMTGLDARKERLLEVACIITDKDLVPVDAGVTYVIQTPRGVLSGMDEWCTTTHKATGLTDACLAPDAPSHTAVRTAILAYVLDRVPDVRAACLAGSTVHADKTFLVNEMPELVEHLHYRIVDSC encoded by the exons ATGTTTCGGCTGCTGGCCGTGCGTGGTGCGCGGCTTCATACGTCTGCacggcgggcgacgcgtgcgccgctctttGAAATTACCAATGTGACGATTCCTGGGATGCAGAGCGTCGTTGGGCGCGACACCCCCGGCCTCTCGTGGACGATTCGCGACGAGGGCCGCGACGAGTGCTGGGCGATTGTCGGCCCCTCTGGCGAGGCCGGCGGTGCAGTGCGCCGGTCCTTGtgtgcgctgctgctgggcgacgcacgcgcgcggtATGCGGACGATGCGAGCTCGCTGCATCCCCCTGTGCACCGATTTCTGGCGGACGAAGCGCCGCAGCAAGCCATTGCACACGTCGCGTTTGGCacacgcacctcgtccggcggcgAATTTGTGGACTATTCGACGCGCTACGGCTCGATCCGTGGCGAGGACCGCGTGACGCTTCTCGAGAGTCTGTTGGAGTCGGTCGGCGTATACATAGGCAcggttgcgcagcagcacatGCGCCCCGACCCCCTTGCCCCCGCAGGCTCCGAGTCGGCCTCTGGCCTTGGCGTGCTCAAGTGGCcgtccgaggcggcgaAGAAGGAGGCGGTCAatgccgcgcacgctgcgctcgagcgcatccgcaCCTCTGCGCCCCTCTTGCGCAtcgacgagacgctgctgcagcgcccTGTCGTGGCGCTGTCCAACGGCCagacgcggcgtgcgcgcatcCTTCGTGCTCTTATCTCGGGTGCGCAAATGGTCGTGCTTGACGAGCCTTTTACTGGCCTCGACCccccgacgcgcgccaaagtcgcgtcgctctttTCCGAGGTGCACGCGAagcgcatgccgcgcatctgcctcgtgctgcgtgagcaagACGAGATCCCCTCGTTTGTGACGCACCTCTTGCGTGTCGACGACGAAgggcgcgtggcgctcggGCCGGTCGCGTCGGTCGACGCTCCCCCGCCGACGGCCTACGCCCCGGGTGGCTACGACCTGGTGCTCGCGAACAACGCGGCGGGCCTCGgtgtcggcgacgcggcgcaagcgccgcttGTCGCGATGCACGACGTGTCGATTGcgtacggcggcgagccggTCCTGCGGAACGTCTCGCTGACGTTGTGCCccggcgcgcgtctcgtGCTAGTCGGCGACAATGGCAGCGGCAAAACGACGCTGCTTTCGTTGCTGCTGGGCGACAATCCACGCTCgtacgcgctcgacgcgtcgcagcttgcgctctttggtgcggcgcgcgatgcaCCGAGCAATGCGCACGTCCTGCTGCAGAAACGCATGGGGCACCTGTCGCCCGAGCTGTACAATGCCTTCCCCCGCAAGAGTCTCGAGGCGGGCGGCCTgacggtcgccgaggcggtcgcgaGTGGCTTTGACGGCATCTTTACGCGGCGCCCGATTACGGACGAGCGAAAAGAGCGTGTGTATACCCTGCTATCTCTGTTTGCCGACGTGCTTGTGCCCGCTGCGCGGAACGAGCAGAGCACGCCGTTTGCAaacgtcgaggcgctggccgaggcgtCGTTCGCGTCCCTGACACACGGCTCGCAGGCCCTGTGCCTGCTGCTTCGTGCGATTGTGCACCGCCCCCCATTCCttgtgctcgacgagccctTCCAAGGGATGAGCACGCgccaggccgcgcgcgcacgcgagtTCCTTGacgccggcctcgcgccgtcgtccgacGCGTGGTGGCTCGCCGGCATGAGCGAAAGCGAGCAAGCGACCGACACTGCGTGGCGCCAGCGCCTTGCACTCGTCACTGTGAGCCACTACGAGTCCGAGTGGCTGCGTACGTGCGgccggctgctgcgcctccgGCAAGG CGCACGGACCGACCCGATCCCGATCTGCATGACCTCTACGATCCCTCCGCCGGCGCCCTCGCGCGTGCTTTCGGCAGAGGATGGCCCGCTGGTGTGGATCGACTGCGA AATGACCGGCTTGGAtgcgcgcaaagagcgcctgctcgaggtcgcGTGCATCATTACCGACAAGGACCTCGTGCCGGTCGACGCCGGGGTGACGTACGTGATTcagacgccgcgcggcgtgctcagCGGCATGGACGAGTGGTGCACGACGACGCACAAGGCCACGGGCCTTACGGACGCGTGCCTTGCGCCCGATGCACCCAGCCATaccgcggtgcgcacggcgatcCTGGCCTAtgtgctcgaccgcgtgcccgacgtgcgcgccgcgtgcctgGCCGGGAGCACGGTGCACGCGGACAAGACCTTTTTGGTGAACGAGATGcccgagctggtcgagcacctGCACTACCGCATTGTCGAT TCGTGCTGA
- a CDS encoding uncharacterized protein (BUSCO:EOG092628SP; TransMembrane:1 (n7-18c23/24o313-338i); SECRETED:SignalP(1-23); EggNog:ENOG503NVBJ; COG:U), which yields MAGMRWAWTLCASALLFASYAAAVRSSGVNPELNADAIVPLRTHSLFSPYVDSSLQNEFWDFGGSAIVDTNRYVRLTQDRSGERGWLWSRLPIEANDFEITAEFQINGESVTTHGDGFALWLTSTRAHAGPVFGSQDHWKGLGIFFDTYPNTPHRTFFPRISIVQNDGAMSYDVAHDGENQEIEACTAQLRRTPVETRLRFTYVKDVYMELAIQNREWNKWTSCFRVPAVDLTHPYLGFSASTGGVTDNHNIISVWTNSLVYHSRSPADLERERLHIFGENSAPKKNWWSASELDVTKKRRTQPSGPSFVTRFFFGIVTLIKYVLILAALGAGGYFGYQYYKANTRRHTRRTMA from the coding sequence ATGGCGGGGATGCGATGGGCGTGGACGCTGTGTGCGAGTGCCCTGCTCTTTGCCTCATATgctgcggccgtgcgctcttCTGGCGTGAACCCTGAGCTGAATGCGGATGCAAttgtgccgctgcgcacgcactcgctcttttcgcCGTACGTCGATTCGAGCCTCCAGAACGAGTTCTGGGACTTTGGCGGGTCGGCGATTGTCGACACGAACCGGTATGTGCGCCTGACGCAAGACCGCTCGGGCGAGCGTGGCTGGCTCTGGTCGCGTCTGCCGATCGAGGCGAACGACTTTGAGATCACCGCCGAGTTCCAGATCAACGGGGAGTCGGTCAcgacgcacggcgacgGCTTTGCGCTGTGGCtcacctcgacgcgtgccCACGCCGGACCGGTGTTTGGCAGCCAGGACCACTGGAAGGGACTCGGGATCTTTTTCGACACCTACCCAAACACGCCGCACCGGACCTTTTTTCCGCGTATCTCGATCGTGCAGAACGACGGCGCGATGAGCTacgacgtcgcgcacgacggcgagaACCAGGAGATTGAggcgtgcaccgcgcagctgcgccgcacgccggtcgagacgcgcctgcgcttTACCTACGTAAAGGACGTCTACATGGAGCTCGCGATTCAGAACCGCGAGTGGAACAAGTGGACGTCGTGCTTCCGCGTGCCGGCCGTCGACCTAACGCACCCCTACCTGGGcttctcggcgagcaccggGGGTGTGACGGACAATCACAACATCATCTCGGTGTGGACCAACTCGCTGGTCTACcactcgcgctcgccggcagacctcgagcgcgagcgcctgcacatCTTTGGCGAGAACTCCGCCCCGAAGAAGAACTggtggagcgcgagcgaaCTGGACGTGACCAAAAagcgtcgcacgcagccATCGGGGCCGTCGTTCGTGACGCGTTTCTTCTTCGGGATCGTGACGCTGATCAAGTACGTGCTGATCCTcgccgcactcggcgcaggcggctaCTTTGGATACCAGTACTACAAGGCAAACACCCGGCGtcacacgcgccgcacgatgGCCTAA
- a CDS encoding protein-tyrosine-phosphatase (COG:T; EggNog:ENOG503Q3XH), producing MADGSPKSAPPPKGGGGGDGAPDYFALAPAQGTTTPPERADPVVPADHPWAAMLAPPTLPHGGSLQSGAHGGLRTPLTLPRTPGLPRTPNIDKGSEKGASLGAPPTSGASLGVPGGASLGVPGGGSLGVPGGAPSLAVPGTSGALHTSPPSLLVPPAPGRSHSIPSGPDAPSGRLPSPSLPRGALAGAARVPQKVRAPPPSDPAVESGRIQSISAPDLAAMLAAGDSGDPVLLVDIRPATAFSKVHIRDSVNLCAPSTLLKRAEFTIDRLETQMLDPGAERDAFSVWRSHGASGWIVALDTDAISPTSMGRSTSGGGGPCLVGLLRKFDQEKYPGRLRWLHGGFSAFKAQESARAHLVHGDVDLSHCAAPTQPEIVRPRGLSLDAFRLTTSGVDSTAAPPVQATNPFFDNIRQNLELSCGITDVVPLEMDLTETQKARLPRFLQNLLDMPSKERADHLAQQFFEVEKSEQERLRGVMARHTHDSFKGPAPGNDKLLSARAANPRSPTERPVCNDSFPLSITAALERGMDNRYRNLWTFEHSRVKLARPIDAKDAGSNYLNASFINPLRHLGGHRVYLATQAPLPVTFEAFWEALWEQECRIIVMLSREFEAGRQQCHMYWDYTSDRLRVRVEKEEPLRRADLGLDDKGSEAVALRRTLVLSHSDGASPRRIVQLQYLDWPDHSVPDSADELLALASLADEARLTHKVPGPFVVHCSAGIGRTGALITIDSVLSYLRNTRSMPGTGPTPEQAHEAWHGQRDLIFEALSIMREQRMSMVQTVRQYVFAYRAVIEALLA from the coding sequence ATGGCCGACGGATCGCCgaagagcgcgccgccgccaaagGGCGGGGGCGGGGGCGATGGCGCACCGGACTACTTTGCGCTCGCCCCTGCACAGGGCACGACCACGCCgccggagcgcgccgacccgGTCGTGCCGGCGGACCACCCGTGGGCCGCGAtgctcgcgccgcccacgcTGCCGCACGGCGGATCACTGCAGAgtggtgcgcacggcggtctgcgcacgccgctcacATTGCCACGCACACCGGGGCTGCCGCGTACGCCAAATATAGATAAGGGCTCAGAAAAAGGGGCGTcactcggcgcgccaccgacatccggcgcctcgctcgggGTGCCCGGCGGAGCGTCGCTCGGGGTGCCCGGCGGAGGCTCGCTCGGGGTGCCCGGTGGTGCGCCATCGCTGGCAGTGCCGGGCACGTCTGGGGCGCTGCacacctcgccgccgtcgctgctTGTCCCCCCCGCGCCGGGCCGCTCGCACTCGATTCCCAGCGGCCCCGACGCACCGAGCGGGCGCCTCCCCTCTCCTTCACTGCCCCGCGGCGCCCTCGcaggtgcggcgcgtgtgccgcagaaggtgcgtgcgccgccgccgagcgatcCTGCGGTGGAGAGTGGGCGTATCCAGTCGATTTCCGCGCCGGACCTCGCTGCGATGCTCGCGGCAGGCGACAGCGGGGACCCTGTGCTGCTGGTCGACATCCGCCCTGCGACTGCCTTTTCTAAGGTGCATATCCGCGACAGTGTCAACctctgcgcgccgagcacgctgcTCAAACGTGCGGAATTTACCATTGACCGCCTCGAGACCCAGATGCTCGACCCGGgtgcggagcgcgacgccttTTCGGTTTGGCGCAGCCACGGCGCATCGGGGTGGATTGTCGCGCTGGACACCGATGCGATATCCCCCACGAGCATggggcgctcgacgtcgggCGGGGGTGGCCCGTGCCTCGTTGGGCTCCTGCGCAAGTTTGACCAGGAAAAGTACCCcggccgcctgcgctgGCTACACGGCGGATTTTCCGCGTTCAAGGCGCAAGaaagcgcacgcgcgcacctcgtccacggcgacgtcgacctgagccactgcgccgcgccgacgcagccCGAGATTGTGCGCCCGCGTGGCctgtcgctcgacgcgttccGCCTCACGACCTCGGGCGTGGACAGcaccgcagcgccgcccgtGCAGGCGACGAACCCCTTCTTTGACAACATCCGCCAGAACCTCGAGCTGTCGTGCGGCATCACGGACGTCGTCCCCCTCGAGATGGACCTGACTGAGACCCAAAAAGCGCGGCTGCCCCGCTTCCTGCAGAATTTGCTCGACATGCCGTCGAAGGAGCGCGCGGACCACCTTGCGCAACAGTTCTTCGAGGTGGAAAAGAgcgagcaggagcggctgcgcggcgtcatggcgcggcacacgcacgACTCGTTCAAGGGACCCGCGCCCGGCAACGACAAGCTgctctcggcgcgcgccgcgaacCCACGGTCGCCCACGGAGCGGCCCGTGTGCAACGACAGCTTTCCGCTGAGCAtcaccgccgcgctcgagcggggTATGGACAATCGCTACCGCAACCTGTGGACGTTTGAGCACTCGCGCGTGAAGCTCGCGCGGCCGATCGATGCCAAAGACGCGGGTTCAAACTACCTGAATGCCTCCTTTATCAACCCCTTGCGCCACCTCGGCGGGCACCGCGTGTACCTCGCGACCCAGGCGCCGCTTCCCGTGACCTTTGAGGCATTCTGGGAGGCGCTGTGGGAACAAGAGTGCCGTATTATCGTCATGCTCTCGCGCGAGTTTGAGGCGGGGCGACAGCAGTGCCACATGTACTGGGATTATACCTCGGACCGGCTCCGTGTCCGCGTCGAGAAAGAGGAGccactgcgccgcgcagacCTCGGACTGGACGACAAGGGCAGCGAGGccgttgcgctgcgccgcaccctCGTGCTCTCACACTCGgacggcgcctcgccgcggcgcatcgtccagCTGCAGTACCTCGACTGGCCGGACCACTCGGTGCCGGACtcggccgacgagctcctcgccctcgcaagcctcgcggacgaggcgcgcctcacGCACAAGGTGCCGGGCCCATTTGTGGTACACTGCTCCGCCGGCAtcgggcgcaccggcgcgctgatCACCATCGACTCGGTGCTCTCCTACTTGCGCAACACACGCTCGATGCCCGGCACGGGGCCTACGCCGGAGCAGGCACACGAGGCGTGGCACGGGCAGCGCGACCTCATCTTTGAAGCGCTCTCAATcatgcgcgagcagcgcatgtCCATGGTCCAGACCGTGCGCCAGTACGTCTTTGCCTACCGCGCCGtgatcgaggcgctcctcgcgtAG